A genome region from Myroides fluvii includes the following:
- a CDS encoding RagB/SusD family nutrient uptake outer membrane protein, translating to MKRTLKQVWILVAMASISLASCSLDPKISENIDYTKDPIQTEKQLDATVIGAYALMTDAKYYGNNVLAFSDARSNAYSDNRTNRVGSISAFTINSTARYAADTWKQIYLVISETNRALESQVPDSKEVKKLRGQAHILRALAHFDVMRLYGQQYVDNKGLAGLGVPYITKYAATDDKVTRSTVGENRLSIYADLDKGIELLSEANTGSKVKVSLAAAYAFKARMALFFSNWESSDLEVAKNNASLAMSASTGRIIERALFTDSYIAGDPQGNTIFEMSRDKVFNSGTDSLYYIYVTHAIGYGDMLVNFDVDELFGDDAPEYVTDEDGVVIKVLPANDIRAERTMINVVYGELRNVGKYPKMESNLKLIRYEEMLLTFVEADYRINNASSAEGLELLNSLRQNRLLNYTDVASYDLEDIRLERQKELLFEGFGFEDLMRFHLEVVNPRLRNSKGEIEPVKYGDQRLSFPIPQSEINASGIQQNKGF from the coding sequence ATGAAAAGAACACTTAAACAAGTTTGGATATTGGTTGCTATGGCGAGTATTTCTTTAGCATCATGTTCATTAGATCCGAAGATATCCGAAAATATTGATTATACAAAAGATCCAATACAAACGGAAAAGCAATTAGATGCAACTGTAATAGGGGCTTATGCGTTAATGACCGATGCTAAATATTATGGAAATAATGTTTTAGCATTTTCAGATGCTCGTTCAAACGCCTATTCTGATAATAGAACAAATCGCGTTGGAAGTATATCTGCTTTTACAATCAATTCGACTGCTCGTTATGCAGCAGACACTTGGAAGCAGATTTATCTTGTTATCTCGGAAACAAATCGAGCTTTAGAATCTCAAGTGCCAGATAGTAAAGAAGTGAAAAAATTAAGAGGACAAGCCCATATTCTTAGAGCCTTAGCTCATTTTGATGTGATGCGTTTATATGGACAGCAATATGTCGATAATAAAGGTTTAGCTGGACTTGGGGTGCCTTATATCACTAAATATGCTGCAACGGACGATAAAGTTACCCGTTCAACAGTTGGCGAAAATAGATTGAGTATTTATGCTGATTTGGATAAAGGAATCGAATTGCTATCAGAAGCGAATACAGGTAGTAAAGTAAAAGTATCATTGGCAGCTGCTTATGCTTTTAAAGCAAGAATGGCCTTGTTTTTTTCTAATTGGGAATCAAGCGATTTAGAAGTAGCCAAGAACAACGCTTCTTTAGCAATGTCTGCTAGTACAGGGCGTATTATTGAAAGAGCGCTATTTACGGATTCTTACATTGCAGGTGATCCACAAGGGAATACAATATTTGAAATGTCTCGTGATAAAGTTTTTAACTCAGGTACAGATTCCTTGTACTATATCTATGTTACTCATGCAATTGGGTATGGAGACATGCTAGTAAATTTTGATGTGGATGAATTATTTGGTGATGATGCACCTGAATATGTTACAGATGAAGATGGAGTAGTAATTAAAGTGCTCCCTGCTAATGATATTCGTGCTGAGAGAACGATGATTAATGTTGTGTATGGTGAATTGAGAAATGTGGGTAAATATCCAAAAATGGAATCTAATCTGAAGTTAATACGCTACGAAGAAATGCTGTTAACATTTGTGGAGGCTGACTATCGTATAAATAATGCAAGTTCAGCTGAAGGATTAGAGTTATTAAATTCATTGAGACAAAATAGGTTGTTAAATTATACCGATGTTGCCTCGTACGATTTAGAAGATATACGCCTTGAAAGACAAAAAGAATTGTTATTTGAAGGGTTTGGCTTTGAAGATTTAATGCGATTTCATTTAGAAGTTGTTAATCCGCGATTGAGAAATTCGAAAGGAGAAATTGAACCGGTTAAATATGGAGATCAAAGATTGTCATTTCCAATACCTCAGTCGGAAATCAATGCAAGCGGAATTCAACAAAACAAAGGTTTTTAA
- a CDS encoding SusC/RagA family TonB-linked outer membrane protein, with the protein MRSKIKWIYACIMILLVQVGFAQEKTLSGVVSEDGMPLPGVTVVIQGTQLGTQTDLDGKYSIKAKPGQVLVFSFIGMKEVKHTVGNANVFNTALHAEGSELEEVVVLAYGQVKTKNEVTGNVVAVKGEVIASTPVVSADQALQGRVAGLQMATTSGSPGAVQNIRIRGRNSVSATNEPLYVIDGIPIINSNLSDSDDVTSLSPLAAINPEDIESMTVLKDAGATSVYGARGSNGVILITTKRGKQGKPSYSFRSSIGFQNKAVKGPRFLSSKEKGDLWIEALYNTLGGEKAGITKEWVIDNYETDDVMGRYDIYMNWRDNGMQDFDWSEMVKVKNAPMSSLNFSVTGGDEKGTYMASIGHEKTEGTVIGTDFRRVTGSFSFTRNLSDKIDIRIGANVSNIKQNGILEGGAFFSNPNLSGRLMNPWANPYNKDGSYNINSGLLGGLPNILYTVKENLTENDLTRVISNNAIGYKLLDNLKFESTIGLDYTLANHQAYYNPLHGDGRSTDGFAAQSDRRVFNYVWQNSLNYNFYLGENHRFDVKALMEYQKNKYNRLSADGQVMPQGLTTLGGAAANFTAASEYYDWMQLSYLGLINYSYANKYLVDLTIRQEGSSRFSSNNRWGTFWAVGAAWNIHQEDFLLDSKAISTLRLRGSYGSTGNSSINPNVYQHLLTKDSYSLEAGLISTQIGGALGWEKQTKLDFGLEFGFIDNRITGSFAYYQSKTKDLLYRQPLSMTSGFSEKWINQGKLENSGVEGELNVEIIRSKDFNWSIGANIGTVRNRLTEMPLAIKSFTADKEGRAINEWYMPTYAGVDAQTGAAQWYMADGTKTNKYSDAESRFQGASALPKVTGGFNTHIDFKGFYLDALFTFATGYKVYDMWSQITHEPNSTALYAYNADSELLDRWQKPGDITNVPKLTYDGEKDVSDNYTKPSTRFLYDGDHIRLRQITFGYNLSKQAVKAIGVDGVNFSVSALNPLTWVKDGRLKYDPEVDATGFIELASPPLKSVVFSLNVKF; encoded by the coding sequence ATGAGATCGAAGATTAAGTGGATTTATGCGTGCATAATGATCCTGCTGGTACAGGTGGGATTCGCACAAGAGAAAACACTTTCTGGAGTGGTATCAGAAGATGGTATGCCGCTGCCAGGAGTAACGGTTGTGATTCAAGGAACCCAATTGGGGACGCAAACCGATTTAGATGGTAAATACTCAATAAAAGCAAAACCAGGACAAGTACTTGTTTTTTCTTTTATAGGGATGAAAGAAGTAAAACACACGGTTGGAAATGCCAATGTGTTTAATACTGCTCTTCATGCAGAAGGCAGTGAATTAGAGGAGGTAGTTGTTTTAGCTTATGGTCAGGTGAAGACTAAAAATGAAGTAACGGGTAATGTGGTTGCTGTAAAAGGAGAAGTCATTGCGAGTACACCAGTTGTTTCTGCTGATCAAGCTTTACAAGGACGTGTGGCGGGTTTACAAATGGCCACAACATCTGGTTCTCCTGGAGCAGTGCAAAACATCCGTATTCGTGGACGTAACTCCGTTTCAGCAACAAATGAGCCTTTGTATGTGATTGACGGAATTCCAATTATTAACTCGAACTTGTCAGATAGTGATGATGTTACTAGTTTATCTCCATTGGCTGCTATTAATCCTGAAGATATTGAGTCTATGACCGTTTTAAAAGATGCAGGGGCTACTTCAGTATATGGTGCTCGTGGATCGAATGGGGTAATCTTAATTACTACTAAACGCGGTAAACAAGGAAAACCAAGTTATAGTTTCAGATCATCCATTGGGTTTCAAAATAAAGCGGTAAAAGGACCTCGTTTCTTATCATCAAAAGAAAAAGGAGATTTGTGGATTGAAGCTCTTTACAATACATTAGGAGGTGAAAAGGCAGGAATTACCAAAGAATGGGTTATTGATAATTATGAGACAGATGATGTAATGGGACGTTATGACATCTATATGAATTGGAGAGATAATGGGATGCAAGATTTTGATTGGTCTGAAATGGTCAAAGTAAAAAATGCACCCATGTCTAGTTTGAATTTCTCTGTAACTGGAGGAGATGAGAAAGGAACGTATATGGCCTCTATTGGTCATGAAAAAACAGAAGGAACGGTAATTGGAACTGATTTTAGAAGGGTAACAGGTTCATTCAGTTTTACCCGTAATTTAAGTGATAAAATTGATATTAGAATCGGAGCAAATGTTTCGAATATCAAACAAAATGGAATTTTAGAAGGGGGAGCTTTCTTCAGTAATCCAAATTTATCTGGAAGATTAATGAATCCTTGGGCAAATCCTTATAACAAAGATGGATCATATAATATTAATTCAGGTTTATTAGGAGGACTGCCAAATATTCTATATACAGTAAAGGAGAATTTAACTGAAAATGATTTAACACGAGTTATTTCAAATAATGCAATCGGGTACAAGCTTTTGGATAATTTGAAATTTGAATCGACAATTGGTTTGGATTACACTTTAGCTAATCATCAGGCCTATTACAACCCGCTACATGGAGACGGTAGATCTACAGATGGTTTTGCTGCACAGTCAGATCGTAGGGTATTCAATTATGTATGGCAAAATTCATTGAACTACAATTTTTACTTAGGCGAAAATCATCGTTTTGATGTGAAAGCCTTGATGGAATACCAAAAAAATAAGTATAATAGACTTTCTGCGGATGGACAAGTAATGCCACAAGGATTAACTACCTTAGGTGGTGCTGCTGCAAATTTTACTGCTGCTTCTGAATATTATGATTGGATGCAGTTGAGTTATTTAGGATTGATAAACTATTCGTATGCCAATAAGTATTTAGTTGATTTAACAATTAGACAAGAAGGTTCTTCTCGTTTTTCTAGTAATAATCGTTGGGGAACTTTCTGGGCAGTTGGTGCTGCATGGAATATTCACCAAGAAGATTTTCTGTTAGATTCTAAGGCGATTAGTACGTTGCGTTTAAGAGGTTCATATGGTTCTACGGGGAACTCCTCTATTAATCCTAATGTGTACCAACATTTACTTACTAAAGATTCTTACAGTCTAGAAGCAGGTTTAATTAGTACGCAAATTGGTGGAGCTTTAGGATGGGAAAAACAAACTAAACTAGATTTTGGATTGGAATTCGGTTTTATTGATAATCGCATTACGGGTAGTTTTGCTTATTACCAAAGTAAAACTAAAGACTTATTGTATAGACAACCTTTATCAATGACTTCTGGATTTTCTGAGAAGTGGATTAACCAAGGAAAATTAGAGAATAGCGGAGTTGAAGGAGAATTAAATGTGGAAATTATTCGTTCAAAAGATTTTAATTGGTCAATTGGCGCCAATATAGGTACGGTTCGCAATCGATTAACCGAAATGCCATTGGCAATTAAATCCTTCACGGCTGATAAAGAAGGAAGAGCTATTAATGAATGGTATATGCCAACCTATGCAGGCGTAGATGCTCAGACTGGTGCGGCTCAATGGTATATGGCAGATGGTACTAAAACGAATAAGTATAGCGATGCTGAAAGTCGTTTCCAAGGAGCGAGTGCTTTGCCTAAAGTAACAGGAGGATTTAATACACATATTGATTTCAAAGGGTTCTATTTGGATGCATTGTTTACATTTGCAACAGGGTATAAAGTGTACGATATGTGGTCACAAATTACTCATGAACCAAATAGTACAGCGTTATATGCTTATAATGCTGATAGCGAATTGTTAGACCGTTGGCAAAAACCTGGAGATATCACAAATGTTCCTAAGCTAACATATGATGGTGAAAAAGATGTAAGTGATAATTATACTAAACCATCAACCAGATTTTTATATGATGGAGACCATATTCGCTTACGACAAATTACTTTTGGTTACAATTTGAGTAAACAAGCAGTAAAAGCAATTGGAGTAGATGGAGTTAATTTCTCTGTATCCGCTCTAAATCCCTTAACATGGGTGAAAGATGGACGTTTAAAATATGATCCTGAAGTAGACGCTACAGGATTTATTGAACTAGCTTCTCCACCATTGAAGTCTGTAGTTTTTTCTCTTAACGTTAAATTTTAA